A genomic region of Methanothermobacter thermautotrophicus str. Delta H contains the following coding sequences:
- a CDS encoding arsenate reductase ArsC — MKSKVLFICRNNSGRSQMAEGILRAMYGAHYEVHSAGSDPKDISPLTIQVMEEIGVDMTGHRPKSLREFEGEKFDIVASLCDEACPVFLGGERYLHAEFPDPRGADIDTLRRIRDEISDWIKKEFNPEKL; from the coding sequence ATGAAGAGTAAGGTTCTATTCATATGCAGGAACAACTCCGGGAGGTCCCAGATGGCTGAGGGGATACTCAGGGCCATGTACGGTGCCCACTATGAGGTCCACAGTGCCGGCAGTGACCCGAAGGATATCAGCCCCCTCACCATACAGGTCATGGAGGAGATTGGTGTGGACATGACTGGCCACAGACCAAAGAGTCTCAGGGAATTTGAGGGCGAAAAATTTGACATCGTTGCAAGCCTCTGCGATGAGGCATGCCCTGTATTCCTGGGTGGTGAGAGGTACCTTCATGCTGAATTCCCTGACCCGAGGGGTGCAGATATTGACACCCTCAGAAGGATCCGTGATGAAATCTCTGACTGGATAAAGAAGGAGTTCAACCCTGAAAAACTGTGA
- a CDS encoding FprA family A-type flavoprotein, which yields MKARAEKIADGLYWTGVLDWDIRNYHGYTLQGTTYNAYLVFGDEGVALIDNSYPGTFQELMARMEDAFNREGREMRVDFIVQNHVERDHSGVLVELHRRFPEAEIHCTEVAVEGLLKHYPALEGTEFRTVKTGDSIDLGGRTLTFLEAPLLHWPDSMFTFLDTGILFSNDAFGQHLCYPQRLDTEIPEYILMDAAKKFYANLITPLSKLVLRKFDEVKELGLLDKIGMIAPSHGQIWTEPMKIIEAYTAWATGKVKKKVTVIYDTMHHSTAMMAHAIAEGAMSEGADVRVYYLHEDDRSEIVKDILDSHAIALGAPAIYDEPYPSVGDLLMYLRGLKFNRTGQRRAMVFGSMGGRGGATGTMQKLLADAGFDVMEADEIYYVPNNEELDACFEAGRRLAGDLNE from the coding sequence ATGAAGGCCAGAGCAGAGAAGATAGCAGATGGATTATACTGGACTGGTGTCCTTGACTGGGACATCAGAAACTACCACGGATACACACTTCAGGGGACAACCTACAACGCCTACCTTGTATTCGGAGATGAAGGTGTGGCGCTGATTGACAACTCATATCCAGGGACCTTCCAGGAGCTCATGGCAAGGATGGAGGATGCATTCAACCGTGAGGGAAGAGAGATGAGAGTGGACTTCATAGTCCAGAACCATGTTGAAAGGGACCACAGCGGAGTGCTGGTGGAACTTCACAGGAGGTTCCCTGAGGCAGAGATCCACTGCACAGAAGTTGCCGTGGAGGGACTGCTCAAGCATTACCCGGCCCTTGAGGGCACAGAGTTCCGCACAGTGAAGACCGGGGATTCCATCGACCTCGGAGGAAGGACCCTCACCTTCCTTGAGGCACCCCTGCTCCACTGGCCAGACAGCATGTTCACCTTCCTTGATACCGGCATACTGTTCTCAAACGACGCCTTTGGACAGCACCTCTGCTATCCACAGCGCCTCGACACCGAAATACCCGAATACATACTCATGGATGCTGCCAAAAAATTCTATGCGAACCTCATAACACCCCTATCAAAGCTTGTGCTCAGGAAGTTCGATGAGGTGAAGGAACTCGGCCTCCTTGATAAGATAGGGATGATAGCGCCCTCCCATGGCCAGATATGGACCGAACCCATGAAGATAATAGAAGCATACACCGCCTGGGCCACAGGTAAGGTGAAGAAGAAGGTCACCGTAATCTATGATACGATGCACCACTCCACAGCCATGATGGCCCATGCAATAGCAGAGGGGGCCATGAGCGAGGGGGCTGATGTGAGGGTCTACTACCTCCATGAGGACGACCGCAGCGAGATCGTGAAGGACATACTTGACAGTCACGCCATTGCCCTCGGAGCACCCGCAATCTACGATGAACCCTACCCGAGCGTTGGAGACCTCCTGATGTACCTCCGTGGTCTGAAGTTCAACAGGACCGGGCAGAGGAGGGCCATGGTATTCGGGTCAATGGGTGGCAGGGGAGGTGCCACCGGGACCATGCAGAAACTCCTTGCGGATGCTGGATTCGATGTCATGGAGGCGGATGAAATCTACTACGTCCCGAACAATGAGGAACTCGATGCATGCTTCGAGGCTGGAAGAAGGCTTGCAGGTGATCTCAATGAATGA
- a CDS encoding DsrH/TusB family sulfur metabolism protein, whose translation MKSALIIIDRAPYGYENAFSGLYVVIACLNSSLDTDVLLIEDGVYAAVADQVSEAIDYPNVEELTYLIFPEGSVFVHERSLKERGLEEDDLVEAAEVIDDTELYEIFRLKRDTAIMKI comes from the coding sequence ATGAAATCCGCGCTCATAATAATAGACAGGGCCCCCTACGGATATGAAAACGCCTTCAGTGGCCTCTATGTTGTCATAGCATGTCTGAACAGTTCACTGGATACTGATGTCCTTCTAATCGAGGATGGTGTCTATGCCGCAGTGGCTGATCAGGTCTCAGAGGCCATCGACTACCCCAATGTTGAGGAACTCACCTACCTCATCTTCCCGGAGGGCAGTGTCTTTGTGCATGAAAGATCCCTGAAGGAGAGGGGTCTTGAGGAGGATGACCTTGTGGAGGCAGCCGAAGTCATAGACGATACCGAACTGTATGAAATATTCAGGCTGAAGAGGGATACTGCGATTATGAAGATATGA
- a CDS encoding DUF166 domain-containing protein, protein MIKVAIVTDGPYGERAYENIAREFETMFIELEAPSGIFADEVDIPADKLKAIRSADIVITYILHPDLTLELVDEIHGDVDWIIIGAWRGDGFRNQLLSYGNLTAPENMCDLEENGNPSFDEFVSRFGRPLVEVDLEGDTVKEIRVLRSSPCGATLFVAEELTGEDAQDLPLKAGLKIQHYPCRAPKMRLFSDDECKKEMAARMHSEAFERAIGVK, encoded by the coding sequence ATGATTAAGGTTGCCATCGTAACAGACGGGCCCTACGGTGAAAGGGCCTATGAGAACATAGCCCGTGAATTCGAGACCATGTTCATTGAACTTGAGGCTCCCTCTGGAATATTTGCAGATGAGGTTGATATACCCGCCGATAAACTCAAGGCCATAAGGTCAGCGGACATTGTGATAACCTACATACTCCACCCGGACCTCACCCTCGAACTCGTTGATGAGATTCATGGGGATGTTGACTGGATCATCATAGGGGCCTGGAGGGGTGATGGCTTCAGGAACCAGCTCCTGAGTTACGGCAATCTGACAGCCCCTGAGAACATGTGCGACCTGGAGGAGAACGGTAACCCCTCATTTGATGAATTCGTGTCAAGGTTTGGAAGGCCCCTGGTGGAGGTGGACCTTGAAGGTGACACGGTTAAGGAGATAAGGGTTCTGAGGTCCTCACCCTGTGGAGCCACGCTCTTCGTCGCAGAGGAGCTTACCGGTGAGGATGCTCAGGATCTCCCATTAAAGGCCGGGCTTAAGATACAGCACTACCCCTGCCGTGCCCCGAAAATGAGACTATTTTCAGATGACGAGTGCAAGAAGGAGATGGCTGCCAGGATGCACAGTGAGGCCTTCGAGAGGGCCATTGGAGTGAAATAG
- a CDS encoding rubredoxin, translating into MKICRICGYQIPEGEFNLLEDGWVCPRCGVGKEELQDSAEPLGGRDPLMLIFRAMTVGLWRVLGNGSQGVTREMGSVIADNIRHGDDPLKSAADYFIEHGFAASISTDTENFALNVKNCSFYGFCCSLEEDGVLLSTCPYANTAAAVLERTTGYRYRIKRNKGDHGHIIEFSRISKK; encoded by the coding sequence ATGAAGATCTGCAGAATATGCGGCTATCAGATCCCAGAAGGTGAATTCAACCTGCTGGAGGATGGCTGGGTGTGTCCCCGGTGTGGTGTTGGGAAGGAGGAACTCCAGGATTCCGCCGAGCCCCTGGGGGGTCGGGACCCCCTCATGCTTATTTTCAGGGCCATGACTGTGGGGCTCTGGAGGGTTCTGGGTAATGGATCCCAGGGAGTTACAAGGGAGATGGGGTCTGTGATTGCAGACAACATCAGGCACGGGGATGATCCCCTGAAATCAGCCGCAGACTACTTCATCGAACATGGATTTGCAGCGTCCATCAGCACAGACACTGAAAACTTTGCCCTCAATGTTAAAAACTGCAGTTTCTATGGATTCTGTTGTTCACTGGAGGAGGATGGGGTGCTTTTATCAACCTGCCCCTATGCAAACACGGCCGCTGCAGTCCTTGAAAGGACCACGGGATACAGGTACCGTATAAAACGAAATAAGGGGGACCATGGACACATCATTGAATTTTCACGGATATCAAAAAAATAG
- a CDS encoding V4R domain-containing protein: protein MKRRHNFTIFSTETGIEVIESTVKSLILSELKKGALSFQEIVRITDKSKSTVSKHLSDLRKAGLIVEMPDPEDRRRKLFEINSRYLGKLTRKRIDELDEEKTEFLAEHLTERGDPLEFFRLMFHVLRVELIKEGINIDPVRHEAGKRIGEVIYPRIASEELGDLLENLRRFWMINRLGVLEVESTDPLVIRAYECFECGLLHQIGESACALDSGILEAVFSRHFKGDVIVEETECYARGDGRCSFRIVPES, encoded by the coding sequence ATGAAGAGGAGACATAATTTCACGATATTCTCAACCGAAACTGGAATCGAGGTAATAGAAAGCACTGTCAAGTCGCTCATACTCTCCGAACTTAAAAAGGGAGCACTCAGCTTCCAGGAAATAGTCAGAATCACAGATAAATCCAAGTCCACAGTATCAAAACACCTCTCAGACCTCAGGAAAGCGGGCCTCATAGTTGAAATGCCGGATCCTGAAGACAGGAGAAGAAAACTCTTCGAGATAAACTCAAGGTACCTTGGTAAACTCACAAGGAAGAGGATCGATGAACTGGATGAGGAAAAAACAGAATTCCTTGCAGAGCACCTCACAGAGAGGGGTGACCCCCTTGAATTCTTCAGACTGATGTTCCATGTCCTGAGGGTTGAACTCATAAAGGAGGGCATAAACATAGACCCTGTCCGCCATGAGGCAGGAAAAAGAATAGGGGAGGTAATATACCCGAGGATAGCATCGGAGGAACTTGGGGATCTCCTTGAAAATCTCAGGAGGTTCTGGATGATAAACCGCCTGGGAGTCCTTGAGGTGGAGAGCACAGATCCCCTGGTGATCAGGGCCTATGAATGCTTTGAATGCGGACTACTCCACCAGATAGGTGAATCTGCCTGTGCACTGGACTCAGGGATACTTGAGGCGGTATTCAGCCGTCATTTCAAGGGTGATGTCATTGTGGAGGAGACGGAATGTTATGCCCGTGGTGATGGAAGGTGCTCCTTCAGGATTGTTCCTGAAAGCTGA
- a CDS encoding ferritin-like domain-containing protein: MNENITGVCRGTELENVVDANFRGECSEVGIYLAMARQAQREGLPEVAEALRRIALEEAAHAARFAELNGVIRENLRENLEMMLEGEEAANREKREAALRARECGVDEAHDFFDESSRDEGRHAAMLRGLLQRYFQG, translated from the coding sequence ATGAATGAAAACATCACCGGTGTCTGCAGGGGCACCGAACTTGAGAATGTTGTGGATGCAAACTTCAGGGGAGAGTGCAGTGAGGTCGGTATCTACCTTGCAATGGCAAGACAGGCCCAGCGTGAGGGCCTCCCCGAGGTTGCAGAGGCCTTAAGAAGAATAGCCCTTGAGGAAGCTGCCCATGCAGCCCGCTTTGCAGAGCTAAACGGTGTGATCAGGGAAAACCTCAGGGAAAACCTTGAGATGATGCTTGAGGGGGAGGAGGCGGCTAACAGGGAGAAACGTGAGGCAGCCCTCAGGGCAAGGGAATGCGGTGTTGATGAGGCCCATGACTTCTTTGATGAGAGCTCAAGGGACGAGGGAAGGCATGCTGCCATGCTGAGGGGACTCCTCCAGAGGTACTTCCAGGGATAA
- a CDS encoding DsrE/DsrF/TusD sulfur relay family protein, producing the protein MEKKILTIVVTEGPYRYQYADIAFEMAESAIKNGYDVRIFLYMDGTHIPKRNQAPQSFPNSAERLRSLVKKGVKVTSCIRCSTARGYTCSERPYIRGVEIKSVYDLGEWVKDSHRVITLGC; encoded by the coding sequence ATGGAAAAAAAGATCCTCACAATAGTCGTCACAGAGGGACCATACCGTTACCAGTATGCAGATATAGCATTTGAAATGGCTGAAAGTGCCATCAAAAATGGTTACGACGTCAGAATATTCCTCTACATGGACGGGACGCATATACCGAAAAGGAACCAGGCCCCCCAGTCATTCCCCAACAGTGCAGAAAGGCTCAGGTCGCTGGTGAAGAAGGGTGTGAAGGTAACATCCTGCATAAGATGTTCCACGGCGAGGGGATACACCTGCTCAGAAAGGCCCTACATAAGGGGTGTTGAAATAAAGAGCGTTTACGATCTTGGAGAATGGGTAAAGGATAGTCACAGAGTGATAACCCTGGGATGTTAA
- a CDS encoding FAD-dependent oxidoreductase, producing the protein MRVVIVGGGAGGLSTASNIRKHDKDADIKVITRDKHVAYSPCAIPYVMCGEVECFDDIVMHRPEDYRERNIDILTETEVEAIDPQKKTVTYRGKDGLREIPYDVLVLATGGSPFIPPVEGTDLEGVFTIRTLTDGERITEWASKSKRAVVVGAGLIGLEIAYGLLRMGLEVTVTEMLPQIVPRSLDPDMAAIVQGYLEEKGIRVILGKALDRIVGDERVEGVVVGDECLEADLVVLATGVRPETKLARMAGCEIGQWAVKVNDRMQTSVPDIYAVGDCVEVYDAVTGFRTQSPLGSTAVRQARVAAKNIVGMDARFRPVLNAMVSKIGELEFGAVGLTEVMALQNGIKVVSGKKRALTKARYYPGAERIDVKMICDLRGRIIGCQMVAKERVAERVDTMSLAISQGLTCSELSETEFSYAPPVSMVIDPIILAAEDACEKLKRVNGRPQD; encoded by the coding sequence ATGAGAGTTGTTATAGTTGGCGGCGGGGCCGGAGGACTTTCAACGGCCTCCAATATAAGGAAACATGATAAGGACGCAGATATAAAGGTCATAACCCGTGATAAACATGTGGCATATTCCCCCTGCGCAATACCCTACGTTATGTGCGGTGAGGTTGAATGCTTTGATGATATAGTTATGCACAGGCCAGAGGACTACAGGGAGAGGAACATAGATATCCTCACGGAAACAGAGGTCGAGGCCATAGATCCTCAAAAAAAGACTGTAACCTACAGGGGAAAGGACGGGCTCAGGGAGATACCCTACGACGTCCTTGTCCTTGCAACCGGCGGCTCACCCTTCATACCACCGGTGGAGGGCACAGACCTTGAAGGAGTCTTCACCATAAGGACCCTCACAGACGGTGAAAGGATAACCGAATGGGCATCAAAAAGTAAGAGGGCAGTGGTGGTGGGCGCTGGACTCATAGGCCTTGAGATAGCCTATGGCCTCCTGAGGATGGGCCTTGAGGTCACCGTCACCGAGATGCTCCCCCAGATAGTCCCGAGATCCCTGGACCCGGACATGGCAGCCATAGTCCAGGGCTACCTTGAGGAGAAGGGCATCAGGGTCATCCTCGGCAAGGCCCTTGACAGGATAGTGGGTGATGAGAGGGTTGAGGGCGTTGTGGTCGGAGATGAGTGCCTTGAGGCGGATCTCGTGGTCCTGGCGACGGGCGTGAGGCCTGAGACAAAGCTTGCCAGGATGGCAGGATGTGAAATTGGACAGTGGGCAGTCAAGGTAAATGACAGGATGCAGACAAGCGTGCCTGACATATACGCGGTAGGTGACTGTGTTGAGGTATACGATGCAGTCACGGGCTTCAGGACCCAGTCACCCCTGGGTTCAACTGCCGTCAGACAGGCCAGGGTGGCTGCAAAGAACATAGTGGGGATGGATGCAAGGTTCAGACCGGTCCTCAATGCAATGGTATCAAAGATAGGGGAACTTGAATTTGGTGCAGTGGGCCTCACAGAGGTCATGGCCCTCCAGAACGGTATAAAGGTGGTATCAGGTAAGAAGAGGGCCCTCACAAAGGCCAGGTATTACCCGGGTGCCGAGAGGATAGATGTTAAGATGATATGTGACCTCAGGGGAAGGATAATAGGATGCCAGATGGTTGCAAAGGAGAGGGTCGCTGAGAGGGTTGATACCATGTCCCTGGCCATATCCCAGGGACTCACGTGTTCTGAGCTCTCAGAGACTGAGTTCTCCTACGCGCCCCCGGTCTCAATGGTCATAGACCCCATAATCCTTGCAGCAGAGGATGCCTGTGAAAAACTGAAAAGGGTGAATGGCAGACCACAGGATTGA